The Pseudomonas sp. LFM046 region GCCGCTGAAGTTCGGCCCTGACTCTTCCGCCAGAGGAAATACCAACCAGTGGTATGTCGGCAAGAGCTCCTCCGCTGTCAGGAACTTCACGGTCCCCTTCCGGGTCAATTACGTCCAGACAGCGCCTGAGGTAAAGGCCGGCAAGGTTAATGCGCAGAGCACCATCACCTTCTCCTATCAGTAGTCGACGCTGCATCCGGGAAGGAGGTTCCATTGGCCCCTTCCGCGCCTTCCCAGCAACTTTCGCGAGGGGCAGACCTGCGGTCTGCTTGGCGATTGAAGTTCGCCCATCCGCAATGCCCTGAACTCTGGCCCCCATCCGCTGCACGGCTCCGCTATTCCAGCAACTCCACCGCCGGCAGTTGCATGGCAGCCATTTCGTCCTGGAGGAAGTCGCGCAGTCTGCGTAGGCGATCCTGGCCGCTGCGGGCGCGGGGCCAGACCAGGTAGTAACTGTCTCCACTCGCCACGGCGGTTGGCCAGGGCAAGCCGATGCGGCCCTGGGTGACATCTTCGGCCACCATCACTAGGTCGCCGATGGATACCCCGTAGCCACGGGAGGCGGCGACGATGCCCAGCTCCAGGGTGTCGAACACCTGGCCACCCTTGAGGGACACCTCTTCCCCGAGCCCCATGTGTTGCAACCAGCGGCGCCAGTCACGGCGATCCGGCGTGGGGTGCAGCAGTTCGGTGGCCTGCAGGCGCTCCAGCGTCCAGGGCTGGGCCGCCGCCGAAGGCTCGCAAACCGGGATCAGCCATTCGCTGAACAGCAGGGTCACCTCCCAGTCCTGGCTGAAGTGGCCATCGCTGAGCAGCACCGCGCAGTCGAAGGGTTCGTGCTGGAAGTCCACCTTATCCACATCCATCCAGGCGCTGGTGAGCTGCACCTCGATGTCGGGATTGAGGTGGCGGAAGCGGCTCACGCGCGACAGCAGCCAGCGCATGGTGAGGGTGGAAGGTCCCTTCAGGCGCAGGGTGGCGTCGTCGACCCGCAGGGTGGTGCAGGCACGCTCCAGCGCATCGAAGCCATCGCGCAGGCCGGGCAACAGCATGCGCGCCGGCTCGGTGAGCTGCAGGCTGCGTCCCTGGCGTTCGAACAGGCGGCAGGAGAAGTGTTCTTCAAGGGTGCGGATATGCCGGCTCACCGCGCTCTGGGTGATGGCCAGTTCCTCAGCGGCGCGAGTGAAGGAGGCATGGCGTGCGGCGGCCTCGAAGGCGCGCAGGGCGTAGAGCGGGGGCAGGCGGCGGGACATGAGGCGATCCATGAGTAAAGGTCATGCGAGGCATCATTTTTTTCCTTTTGTGCCGCCGCTTCAAGGCTCGGAAAATTGCCAATTCTCCAGCCGGCCAAAGGGATTGGCCGGCGTAGCAGAATAGTGAGCCTTACTCATGCCGCAACGCATTCGCAATGAACTGGTGGCCATCCTACGCCTGGCCGGCCCGCTGATCGCAGCCCAACTGGCCCACGTGCTGATGGTGTTCACCGATACCGTGATGATGGGCCTGATCGGCCCGGACGCCCTGGCCGGCGGCGGACTCGGTGCGTCCAGCTATTCCTTCGTGTCGATCTTCTGCGTCGGGGTGATCGCCGCCGTAGGCAACCTGGTCGCGATCCGCCACGGAGCAAACGACGTCTTGGGCGCCACGCGGCTGACCCAGAGTGGTCTCTGGCTCGCCCTTGGCATGGCACTGGCGGCGGGCCTGCTGCTGTGGAACCTGAAGCCCATCCTGCTCGCCTTCGGCCAGGCACCGGAGAGCGTGGAAGGTGCCATGCAGTTCCTGTCTACCCTGGTCTTCGCCCTGCCCGGCTACCTGGGTTTCATGGCCTTGCGCGGCTTCACCAGCGCCATTGGCCGGCCGGGGCCGGTGATGGCCATCAGCATTGGCGGCGCCCTGGCCAACTTCCTGCTCAACTACGCGCTGATCCACGGCCTGTTCGGCCTGCCGCGCCTGGGCCTGGCGGGTATCGGCCTGGTCACCGCCCTGGTGATGAACGCCATGGCGCTGCTGCTCACCTGGCATATCGTGCGCAACCCGGCCTATGCCGCCTACCCGCTGCTCAAGGGCCTGCTGCGGCCGTCCCGCGAGGCCTTGACCGAGCTGCTGCGCCTGGGCCTGCCCATCGGCGGCACCTATGCGGTGGAATCCGGCCTGTTCGCCTTCGCCACCCTGTGCATGGGCGCGCTGGGCAGCACCCAGTTGGCGGCGCACCAGATCGCCATCCAGTCGGTGTACGTGGCCTTCATGGTGCCGGTGGGGATTTCCTACGCGGTGACCTTCCGCATCGGCCAGCACTATGGCGCCGGCCGCCTGGAAGACGCGCGCCGCGCCGGGCGCCTGGGCATCGGCTTCGGCGCGGCGTGCATGCTGGCCTTTGCCATGCTGTTCTGGGTCGCGCCGGAGCTGGTGGTGGGGCTGTTCGTCGACCACGAGGCGAAGGAATTCCAGGACATCGTGCAACTGGCTGTGAGCCTGCTGGCGGTGGCGGCCTGGTTCGAGCTGTTCGACGGCACCCAGACCATCGCCATGGGCGCCATCCGTGGCCTCAAGGACGCCAAGACCACCTTCCTGGTGGGCCTCGTCTGCTACTGGCTGGTGGGCGCGCCCGCGGCCTGGCTGCTGGCCTTCTCGATGGGCTGGGGCGCCGTGGGCGTCTGGTGGGGCCTGGCCTTGGGCCTGGCGTGCGCGGCGCTGGGGCTGACCTTGGGGTTCGAGTGGAAGACGGCGCGGTTGTTGCGGCCGGACGTGGAGGCAGCATCAGGCCGGACGATCGGGATTCATTTGTAGGGGCCAATTCGTAGGATGGGTCGGGCGGCGTTCCGCGAGCGGAGCGATGCCCATGCGGAAAGAGCTGATGGGTATCGCAAGCTCCACCCATCCTACGGAAACGAATTCAATCGGGAGTTGGCGCGCCCAACGGAGAGCCTCCGCCGTCAGGAATCCTGGCTGACGAACAGCGACTGGCGGGTGCCGAATACCAGGAAACGCGCCAGTTCGGCCAGGGGCAGGGGGCGGCTGATCCAGTAGCCCTGGGCCTGGTCGCAGCCGAACTGGCGCAAGAGCGCCAGGTGCTCGGCGCTTTCCACGCCCTCGGCCACCACGCCCAGCTTGAGGTTCTGCGCCAGGTTAATCATCGCCTTCACCAACTGGCGGTTTTCCGGCCGGTCGTGCATGCCGCCGACGAAGCTCTTGTCGATCTTCAGCAGGGCGATGGGCAGGCTGTTGAGGTGGACGAAGGACGAGAATCCGGTTCCGAAGTCGTCCAGGGAAAAGCTCACCCCCAGCCGGCCCAGGGCCTCCATGGTCTGGCGCACTTGTTCACTGCGGCGCATGACGGCGGTTTCGGTGAGTTCGAATTCCAGCCAGCTGGCGTCGACGCCGCGCTCGTGGATCAGCCGGCTCAGGGTGGAAAGCAGCTGGCTGTCCTGGAACTGGCGGAACGACAGGTTCACCGCCATGTGCAGCGGCGGTAGGCCGCGTCCACGCAACCACTGCATGTCCCGCAGGGCGCGGGAGATCACCCAGTAGCCGAGCGGCACGATCAGGCCGCTCTCTTCGGCCAGGGGCACGAATTCATTGGGGGTCAGCAGGCCGCGCTCAGGGTGGCGCCAGCGCACCAGGGCTTCCAGGCCGAGGATGTTGCCGGTCTTCAGGCACAGGCGCGGCTGGTAGTGGAGTTCCAGTTCATCGCGACGCAGGGCGCGGCGCAGCTCGCCTTCCAGGTCGGCCAGGCTGCGCGCGCTGCGGTTGATGCGTTCGTCGAAGATGTGGAAGGTGCAGCCCTGGCTGGCCTTGGCCTGCTGCATGGCGATGTGGGCGTGCCACATCAGCGGGTCGGCGCTCTCGCTGGCTCGGCAATGGGCGATGCCGAGGCTGCAACCCAGCAGCAGGCTTTCGCCGTCCACCTGGTAGGGCTCGCCCAGGGCTTCGACGATGGCTTCGGCCACGCGCTCGGCGCGGGCCGGGTCGCGACGGGTGTCCAGCAGGAGGGCGAATTCGTCGCTGCCCAGGCGCGCCAGCTGGTCGCCGGCACGCAATTGTCCCTTGAGCCGCGCCACCACCTGCATGATCAGGCGGTCCCCGGCCTGGTAGCCGAGGGCATCGTTGGCATGGCGGAAGTTGTCCAGGTCCAGGTGACCCAGGGCCAGGCCGCGCCCCTGGTACTCCACCAGGCGGGCGGCCAGCAGGGTCTGGAAGCCCTGCCGGTTGGCGATGCCGGTAAGCGGGTCCTGTTCGGCGAGGTGTTCCAGCGCGCTCTGCAGATTCCGCCGCTCGCGGACGTGGCGCAGGGTGCGGCGCAGGACGTCAACGCCCAGGTGTTCGCGAACGAGCCAGTCGCTGACGCCCTGGGGCGCTTCGTCAGGCTCTTCTTCCAGCAGCAGGATGATCGGCAGCGGGCAGCGTCCGGCGGACGGGAGCAGGCGTGGGGTGCAGAGAACCAGGGCGCAGCCCAGGTCGTCCACCAGACCGGCGGCGGCATCCCAGGAGCCGGCGGTAATCAGGGAGGCAGCGCTGCCCATCGCGGTCAGGAGTTCGCGAAGCAACTCGGCCCAGGCCGGCGTTTCGGCCAGCAGGAGCATGCGCAAGGGCTCGACGAGCGCTGACAAATGACCTCCCCGGGGTCACAGATTCTGCGGTGCATCGGCGCCTGGCTGCGCCTTTTCGGCGTTGTTCTTTCCAGGCGTCGCTGCGTGGCCATCCCAGACTCATGGTAGACGGCGGGACCATCGTACCGGCTGTCAGGAATTTTCCAAGGAAAACCCGCTGGCAACAGGGGCTGCGTCACAGTTGCCCAGAGGTACTTCGGTACAGCCCGGCCGGCCTGCTAGAATGCGCGGCCATTCGCCTCTATCCAACCCAGCATGTCCCGACTCAATCCCCGGCAACAGGAAGCCGTGAACTACGTCGGTGGTCCCCTATTGGTGCTCGCCGGCGCAGGCTCCGGCAAGACCAGCGTGATCACCCGCAAGATCGCCTACCTGGTGCAACAGTGCGGGATCCGCGCGCAGCACATCGTCGCGGTGACCTTCACCAACAAGGCGGCGCGCGAAATGAAGGAGCGCGTCAGCTCGCTCCTGCGCGGCGGCGAGGGCAAGGGCCTGACGGTGTCCACCTTCCACAACCTCGGCCTGAACATCATCCGCAAGGAGCACTCGCGCCTGGGCTACAAGCCGGGGTTCTCGATCTTCGACGAGTCGGACATCAAGGCGCTGCTCACCGACATCATGCAGAAGGAATATGCCGGGGATGATGGCGTCGACGAGATCAAGGGCTACATCGGCAACTGGAAGAACGACCTGATCCTGCCGGAAGAAGCGCTGGCCAAGGCGCGCAATCCGAAGGAGCAGACCGCCGCCGTGGTCTACATGCACTACCAGCGCACGCTCAAGGCGTACAACGCGGTGGACTTCGATGACCTGATCCTGCTGCCGGTGAAGCTGTTCCAGGACAACCCGGACATCCTGGAAAAGTGGCAGCACCGCGTGCGCTACATGCTGGTGGACGAATACCAGGACACCAACGCCAGCCAGTACCTGCTGGTGAAGCTGCTGGTGCAGCACCGCGCCCAGTTCACCGTGGTGGGCGACGATGACCAGTCGATCTACGCCTGGCGCGGCGCCCGGCCGGAAAACCTGATGCAGCTCAAGGAGGACTTCCCCTCCCTGAAGGTGGTGATGCTGGAGCAGAACTACCGCTCCACCAGCCGCATCCTCAAGTGCGCCAACATCCTCATCGCCAACAACCCCCACGTGTTCGAGAAGCAGCTGTGGAGCGAGATGGGCGTGGGCGATCCGATCCGGGTGATCCGCTGCCGCAACGAGGATGCCGAGGCCGAGCGCATCGCCATGGAAATCCTCACCCTGCACCTGCGCACCCAGCGGCCGTACAGCGAGTTCGCCATCCTCTACCGGGGCAACCACCAGGCCAAGCTGATGGAGCTGAAGCTGCAGCACCATCAGATCCCCTACCGGCTTTCCGGCGGCACCAGCTTCTTCGGCCGCCAGGAAGTGAAGGACCTGATGTCCTACTTCCGCCTGCTGGTGAATCCGGACGACGACAACGCCTTCCTCCGGGTCATCAACGTCCCGCGCCGGGAGATCGGCTCCACCACCCTGGAGAAGCTCGGCAACTATGCCACCGAGCGTGGCATTTCGATGTATGCCGCCAGTGACGAGATGGGCCTGGCCGAGCACCTGGACAGCCGTTATTCCGATCGCTTGCAGCGCTTCAAGCGCTTCATGGACGGGGTGCGCCAGCAGTGCGCACAGACCGATCCCATCGCCGCCCTGCGCAGCATGGTGATGGACATCGACTACGAGAACTGGCTCCGCCAGAACGCCTCCAGCGACAAGGTCGCCGACTTCCGCATGGGCAACGTCTGGTTCCTCATCGACGCCCTGAAGAACACCCTGGAGCGCGATGAAGAAGGTGGCATGACCATCGAGGAAGCCATCGCCAAGCTGGTGCTGCGGGACATGCTGGAGCGCCAGCAGGAGGAAGAGGAAGGCGCCGACGGTGTGCAGATGATGACCCTGCACGCCTCCAAGGGCCTGGAATTCCCCTATGTGTTCATCATGGGCGTGGAGGAGGAAATCCTCCCCCACCGCTCCAGCATCGAAGCCGACACCATCGAAGAAGAACGCCGCCTGGCCTACGTGGGCATCACCCGCGCGCGGCAGAACCTGGCCATGACCTTCGCCGCCAAGCGCAAGCAGTACGGCGAAATCATCGATTGCTCCCCCAGCCGCTTCCTCGAGGAACTGCCGCAGGAAGACCTGGAATGGGAAGGCATGGAAGACGCCCCCGTGGAAGTGAAGGCCGCGCGCGGCAACACGGCCCTGGCGGACATCCGTGCCATGCTGAAGAAGTCGTAACTAAAGCACCCCGGCGCAGACCGGGCTATCAACGAGGGTAAGGGCGTGGAAGCGCTGAAACAGAAGATTCGTGAAGAAGGCATCGTACTGTCCGAGCAGGTATTGAAGGTCGACGCCTTTCTCAACCACCAGATCGATCCACGCCTGATGCAGCAGGTGGGTCATGAGTTCGCCGAGCGCTTCAAGGGCCAGGGCGTTACCAAGATCGTGACCATCGAAGCCTCCGGCATCGCTCCGGCGGTCATGGCGGGCCTGGAGCTGGGCGTGCCGGTGATCTTCGCCCGCAAGTTCCAGTCGCTGACCCTGAAGACCGACCTGCTGATCTCCAAGGTGTTTTCCTTCACCAAGCAGACCGAAAGCACCATCGCCATCTCGGCCCGGCACCTGACCGCTGCCGACAATGTGCTGGTGATCGACGACTTCCTCGCCAACGGCCATGCGGCCAAGGCGCTGATCGACCTGATCCGCCAGGCGGGCGCCAGCGTCGCCGGCATCGGCATCGTGATCGAGAAGTCCTTCCAGGAAGGCCGGAGCCTGCTGGAAAGCGAAGGTTATCGCATCGAGTCCCTGGCGCGCGTGGCCTCGCTGGCCGATGGTCAGGTGAGCTTCGTCGACTGAGTTCGGACCGGTCGTTCCGTCGTTTGCGGATGGACCGGGTGATGGGTATCGCAAGGAAATGAATTCAATCGGGAGATGGCGCGCACCGCGCATGGCCAATGCCCCCGCGCCAATGTCATCGGTGCGCACAGCACACCCTACGGTCCAGTTTCGTAGGATGGGTGGAGCGGAGCGATACCCATCGATGGCGGTCGACCATGGCGCTCACTGCGACACCAGGTCGCAGCGAGCAAGCATAAAAAAAGCCGCCCGAGGGCGGCTTTCTTGTCGATGGCGGCGTGATTACAGGCCGGACATCTTCTTGATGGTGGCTTTCAGCTCATCATCGGTGCAGTCAGCGCAGGTGCCTTTCGGCGGCATGGCGTTGAGGCCGGAAATGGCCTTTTTCAGCAGACCGTCGACACCGCCATCACGGCCGGCGCGCTCTTTCCAGGCAGCGCTGTCGCCGATCTTCGGAGCGCCTAGCACTCCAGCGGTGTGGCAAGCGCCACAGTGTTTGGCAATGATGTCGTCCGGCGTGCGAGCACCGCCGCCAGCGGCAGCAGCGATGGCGCCGACACCTTTGCATTCCTGACCCTGTACACAGACCTCGCCTACCGGCTTGATGCGCTCGGCGATCGCGTCGTCGGTCGCGGCCTGGGCGCTAACAGCCCACAGAGCCAATACGGCAGCGTGAGCCGCCAGCATCTTCTTGATTAGGTTCACCCTTACACCCTCATCGTGGCTAGTTTCGCCCGCGGCCACGGTTTCGCGAGCGGGGGCAAAGTATATACGGTTACTCCGTCGCGCTGAAACAACCCAACTTGCCGCAGGGATATGGGCGGGACGGGGTAGGAATTCAGAAATTGGCCGGCGTGGTGGCGCTGATCAGGCGTGCCGGGGCATCGAACGGATTGCGGAAGCGGTGCGGCTTGCTGCTTTCGAAGTAGTAGCTGTCGCCTGGTTCGAGGATGTAGACCTCGCTGCCGATGGTCAGCTCCAGTCGGCCTTCCACCAGCATGCCGGCTTCTTCGCCGTCATGGGCGTACATCTCGTCACCGGTGTCGGAGCCCGGTGGATAAGTCTCGTCGAGGAAGGCCAGAGCGCGGCTGGGATGGGCCTTGCCCACCAGCTTCATGGTGATGGCGCCACTGCAGATATCGGTGAGTTCGGAAGCCCGGTAGACCACCTGGACCTGGTTTTCCTGTTCCAGGTCGAGGGAGAAGAACTCCACGAGCGACATGGGGATACCCCCAAGCACCTTCTTCAGCGAGCTGATGGAAGGGCTGACGCTGTTCTTCTCGATCATGGAAATCGTGCTGTTGGTGACACCCGCGCGCTTGGCGAGCTCACGCTGGGACAGGCCTTTCAGCTTACGGATGGCTTGCAGTCGAACACCGACGTCCAATGGCGGGATCCTCCTCGGGATCAGGGGTGGTCACGGTCGCCGTATCATGGCAACAGCGTTCAGTATTTACAACACTTCGGCTGTCGATACCGCGCGAACTTTACCCTTCCCGGGAGAAAACCGGAAATCATTGGAAAACGTGCCTGAAACATCGGCGAAATGATCATTTTCCTGATCATTTCGCCGTGAAATTCGGGATCAGCTGTAGACGAGCGGCACCCGGCGCAGGTTGCAGAATATCTGGTACGGAATGGTGCCCGCATGAGTGGCCACGTCGCTGGCCAGGACTTGATTGCCCCAGAGCTCCACTCGACTGCCCAGGCCCGCATTCGGCAGGTCGGTGAGGTCGACGGTGAGCATGTCCATGGAGACGCGGCCAATCAGCCGGCTCGGCTGGCCGTCGATGGTCACCGGAGTACCGGTGGGGGCATGGCGCGGGTAGCCGTCGGCATAACCCATGGCCACCACGCCGACGCGGGTCGGGCGCTCGGTGACGAACTTCGCGCCGTAGCCAACCGGCTGGCCGGCGGGCAGTTCGCGCACGCTGATGATCTTCGATTCGAGGGTCATCACCGGCTTCAGGCGTTCGGCCAGGGGGTGGGCCACTTCGAAAGGCGTGGCGCCGTAGAGCATGATGCCCGGGCGTACCCAGTCGCTGGGCACCTGCGGCCAGCCCAGCACAGCCGGCGAATTGCGCAGGCTGACCTCGGCCTCGAGACCGGCGCGCGCCTGTTCGAATACCGCCACTTGCTCGGTGCTGCTGTCGCAGTCCAGCTCATCGGCACGGGCGAAGTGGCTCATCAACACGATCTTCTCCACCTTGTCGCTGGCCGAGAGGCGCTGCCAGGCGTCGCGGTACTCGGCCGGGTGCAGGCCGACGCGGTGCATGCCGGAGTCCAGCTTGAGCCAGACGGTCAACGGCTTGCGCACAGTGGCGCGCTCGATGGCCTCCAACTGCCAGGTGGCGTGCACCACGGTCCAGAAGTCGTGTTCCTGGATCAGTTCCAGTTCTTCAGCTTCGAAAAAGCCCTCCAGCAACAGCACCGGCTTGCGGATGCCTGCCGCGCGCAGCTGCAGCGCTTCCTCGATGCAGGCCACGGCGAAGCCATTGGCCTCATCTTCCAGGGCCTGGGCGCAGCGCACCGCACCGTGTCCGTAGGCATCCGCCTTGACCACGGCCAAGGCCTTGGCGCCGCTGATTTCGCGGGCGAGGCGGTAGTTGTGGCGCAGGGCTTCGAGATCGATCAGGGCACGGGCGGGACGCATGGCGAGGACTTCTTCTAATTGA contains the following coding sequences:
- a CDS encoding LysR substrate-binding domain-containing protein, which gives rise to MSRRLPPLYALRAFEAAARHASFTRAAEELAITQSAVSRHIRTLEEHFSCRLFERQGRSLQLTEPARMLLPGLRDGFDALERACTTLRVDDATLRLKGPSTLTMRWLLSRVSRFRHLNPDIEVQLTSAWMDVDKVDFQHEPFDCAVLLSDGHFSQDWEVTLLFSEWLIPVCEPSAAAQPWTLERLQATELLHPTPDRRDWRRWLQHMGLGEEVSLKGGQVFDTLELGIVAASRGYGVSIGDLVMVAEDVTQGRIGLPWPTAVASGDSYYLVWPRARSGQDRLRRLRDFLQDEMAAMQLPAVELLE
- a CDS encoding NorM family multidrug efflux MATE transporter, with product MPQRIRNELVAILRLAGPLIAAQLAHVLMVFTDTVMMGLIGPDALAGGGLGASSYSFVSIFCVGVIAAVGNLVAIRHGANDVLGATRLTQSGLWLALGMALAAGLLLWNLKPILLAFGQAPESVEGAMQFLSTLVFALPGYLGFMALRGFTSAIGRPGPVMAISIGGALANFLLNYALIHGLFGLPRLGLAGIGLVTALVMNAMALLLTWHIVRNPAYAAYPLLKGLLRPSREALTELLRLGLPIGGTYAVESGLFAFATLCMGALGSTQLAAHQIAIQSVYVAFMVPVGISYAVTFRIGQHYGAGRLEDARRAGRLGIGFGAACMLAFAMLFWVAPELVVGLFVDHEAKEFQDIVQLAVSLLAVAAWFELFDGTQTIAMGAIRGLKDAKTTFLVGLVCYWLVGAPAAWLLAFSMGWGAVGVWWGLALGLACAALGLTLGFEWKTARLLRPDVEAASGRTIGIHL
- a CDS encoding EAL domain-containing protein; the protein is MSALVEPLRMLLLAETPAWAELLRELLTAMGSAASLITAGSWDAAAGLVDDLGCALVLCTPRLLPSAGRCPLPIILLLEEEPDEAPQGVSDWLVREHLGVDVLRRTLRHVRERRNLQSALEHLAEQDPLTGIANRQGFQTLLAARLVEYQGRGLALGHLDLDNFRHANDALGYQAGDRLIMQVVARLKGQLRAGDQLARLGSDEFALLLDTRRDPARAERVAEAIVEALGEPYQVDGESLLLGCSLGIAHCRASESADPLMWHAHIAMQQAKASQGCTFHIFDERINRSARSLADLEGELRRALRRDELELHYQPRLCLKTGNILGLEALVRWRHPERGLLTPNEFVPLAEESGLIVPLGYWVISRALRDMQWLRGRGLPPLHMAVNLSFRQFQDSQLLSTLSRLIHERGVDASWLEFELTETAVMRRSEQVRQTMEALGRLGVSFSLDDFGTGFSSFVHLNSLPIALLKIDKSFVGGMHDRPENRQLVKAMINLAQNLKLGVVAEGVESAEHLALLRQFGCDQAQGYWISRPLPLAELARFLVFGTRQSLFVSQDS
- the rep gene encoding DNA helicase Rep; this translates as MSRLNPRQQEAVNYVGGPLLVLAGAGSGKTSVITRKIAYLVQQCGIRAQHIVAVTFTNKAAREMKERVSSLLRGGEGKGLTVSTFHNLGLNIIRKEHSRLGYKPGFSIFDESDIKALLTDIMQKEYAGDDGVDEIKGYIGNWKNDLILPEEALAKARNPKEQTAAVVYMHYQRTLKAYNAVDFDDLILLPVKLFQDNPDILEKWQHRVRYMLVDEYQDTNASQYLLVKLLVQHRAQFTVVGDDDQSIYAWRGARPENLMQLKEDFPSLKVVMLEQNYRSTSRILKCANILIANNPHVFEKQLWSEMGVGDPIRVIRCRNEDAEAERIAMEILTLHLRTQRPYSEFAILYRGNHQAKLMELKLQHHQIPYRLSGGTSFFGRQEVKDLMSYFRLLVNPDDDNAFLRVINVPRREIGSTTLEKLGNYATERGISMYAASDEMGLAEHLDSRYSDRLQRFKRFMDGVRQQCAQTDPIAALRSMVMDIDYENWLRQNASSDKVADFRMGNVWFLIDALKNTLERDEEGGMTIEEAIAKLVLRDMLERQQEEEEGADGVQMMTLHASKGLEFPYVFIMGVEEEILPHRSSIEADTIEEERRLAYVGITRARQNLAMTFAAKRKQYGEIIDCSPSRFLEELPQEDLEWEGMEDAPVEVKAARGNTALADIRAMLKKS
- a CDS encoding xanthine phosphoribosyltransferase; this translates as MEALKQKIREEGIVLSEQVLKVDAFLNHQIDPRLMQQVGHEFAERFKGQGVTKIVTIEASGIAPAVMAGLELGVPVIFARKFQSLTLKTDLLISKVFSFTKQTESTIAISARHLTAADNVLVIDDFLANGHAAKALIDLIRQAGASVAGIGIVIEKSFQEGRSLLESEGYRIESLARVASLADGQVSFVD
- a CDS encoding c-type cytochrome, with translation MNLIKKMLAAHAAVLALWAVSAQAATDDAIAERIKPVGEVCVQGQECKGVGAIAAAAGGGARTPDDIIAKHCGACHTAGVLGAPKIGDSAAWKERAGRDGGVDGLLKKAISGLNAMPPKGTCADCTDDELKATIKKMSGL
- a CDS encoding cupin domain-containing protein, with product MDVGVRLQAIRKLKGLSQRELAKRAGVTNSTISMIEKNSVSPSISSLKKVLGGIPMSLVEFFSLDLEQENQVQVVYRASELTDICSGAITMKLVGKAHPSRALAFLDETYPPGSDTGDEMYAHDGEEAGMLVEGRLELTIGSEVYILEPGDSYYFESSKPHRFRNPFDAPARLISATTPANF
- the alr gene encoding alanine racemase, which encodes MRPARALIDLEALRHNYRLAREISGAKALAVVKADAYGHGAVRCAQALEDEANGFAVACIEEALQLRAAGIRKPVLLLEGFFEAEELELIQEHDFWTVVHATWQLEAIERATVRKPLTVWLKLDSGMHRVGLHPAEYRDAWQRLSASDKVEKIVLMSHFARADELDCDSSTEQVAVFEQARAGLEAEVSLRNSPAVLGWPQVPSDWVRPGIMLYGATPFEVAHPLAERLKPVMTLESKIISVRELPAGQPVGYGAKFVTERPTRVGVVAMGYADGYPRHAPTGTPVTIDGQPSRLIGRVSMDMLTVDLTDLPNAGLGSRVELWGNQVLASDVATHAGTIPYQIFCNLRRVPLVYS